In a genomic window of Meleagris gallopavo isolate NT-WF06-2002-E0010 breed Aviagen turkey brand Nicholas breeding stock chromosome 1, Turkey_5.1, whole genome shotgun sequence:
- the NINJ2 gene encoding ninjurin-2 isoform X3 encodes MNPHLRTNGPMNINHYATKKSVAESMLDVALFMANVTQLKAVLEQGTSFQYYTTLIVLISISLFFQVVIGILLIITARLNLNDVAKQPRLNILNNAATALIFITVIINIFITAFGVQKTGLYPTRNFRPY; translated from the exons ATGAATCCTCATCTGCGGACTAATGGGCCAATGAACATCAACCATTATGCAACAAAGAAGAGCGTGGCAGAGAGTATGCTGGATGTGGCACTGTTCATGGCAAATGTCACACAGCTCAAAGCCGTGCTGGAGCAGGGGACTTCCTTCCAGTACTACACCACCCTCATCGTGCTCATCAGCATCTCCCTCTTCTTCCAGGTGGTGATTGGGATCCTTCTCATCATCACTG CTCGTTTGAACCTGAATGATGTGGCAAAACAACCCCGCTTAAATATACTCAACAATGCCGCAACAGCTCTCATCTTCATCACAGTCATCATCAATATCTTCATCACGGCCTTTGGGGTGCAGAAGACTGGCCTCTACCCTACCAGGAATTTTCGACCTTATTAA